One part of the Hydra vulgaris chromosome 01, alternate assembly HydraT2T_AEP genome encodes these proteins:
- the LOC136075009 gene encoding uncharacterized protein LOC136075009: MQVDYKYSDRLRKSEYRNDYHDLFVECFYESQSSFTDEIKSIVDEQWWISIDDGKTSYLTSCENYFINHYLKSGRKLWSEQKVTVEQLSVDKNILSDEEKKLLIQCSTNVRKVYFWCPINFEGWKPKDKIKRLEIWISGYLIIKKDFEENFLPWINLCEELYLSLHNDIDFIKEIYEWIRCSNVKKFSIEYRGKVFRNLDEFKKLYNTIKYLIF, encoded by the coding sequence atCGTCTAAGAAAAAGTGAATATCGAAACGATTACCATGATTTATTcgttgaatgtttttatgaaagtcaATCATCATTTActgatgaaataaaatcaattgttGATGAACAATGGTGGATTTCGATTGACGATGGAAAAACTTCTTACTTAACTTCTTGcgaaaattatttcataaatcatTACTTAAAATCTGGAAGAAAGTTATGGTCGGAGCAGAAAGTTACGGTAGAGCAGTTAagtgttgataaaaatattttaagtgatgaagaaaaaaaacttttaatacaatgtTCAACTAATGTTCGCAAAGTCTACTTTTGGTGTCCAATTAATTTTGAAGGATGGAAACCGAAAGATAAGATTAAAAGGTTGGAGATATGGATCTCaggttatttaattataaaaaaagattttgaagagaATTTTCTTCCGTGGATTAATCTTTGTGAAGAATTATATCTTTCACTTCACAACgacattgattttattaaagaaatttatgaATGGATTCGTTGTTCGAATGTCAAGAAGTTTAGTATCGAGTACCGTGGAAAAGTTTTTCGTAACCTCGAtgaatttaaaaagctttacaacacgataaaatatttaatattttaa